A DNA window from Thermoflexus sp. contains the following coding sequences:
- a CDS encoding FAD-binding oxidoreductase produces the protein MGSESFWLLTAGPYTPNSPLVGEERADVAILGAGFAGLSSALHLKEAEPGLKVVVLEQAFVGYGASGRNAGFAMTLFGLTLSLTALRFGRQAAAEAHRYMEQAVDYVGELIARYRIDCDYERPGFLRVATSPAYVRRIQEEVELAHRLGLTGIEWLDAAAVREQVHSPLYRGAWWEPRCALLNPVKYVRGLKRAAEGLGVRIYEGTPVRSIERRPDGFQLRTPQGVVHAEKIVFATNAYSHLLPPLRRKQVPAFTYIVLTEPLSADRLEPIGWRNRQGIEDARNLVHYYRLTPDNRLLMGGGDVGVPFGKQMDLDENERVFRELEAYIPRVFPSLRGVRIEYRWGGPVSVTVDMAPAIGFLGDRRAVYTLGCIGHGVALTTMNGQIVRDLILERRTALTDLFFVNRRVIPWPPEPIRFALGHLIRGYMRLEDRILDRGNSPA, from the coding sequence GTGGGATCTGAGAGCTTCTGGCTCCTCACGGCCGGACCCTACACGCCGAACTCCCCTCTGGTGGGTGAGGAACGCGCGGATGTGGCGATCCTGGGAGCGGGCTTCGCCGGGCTATCCTCCGCCCTCCATCTGAAAGAGGCGGAGCCGGGGTTGAAAGTGGTGGTGCTGGAGCAGGCGTTCGTGGGCTATGGGGCCAGCGGGCGGAACGCGGGCTTCGCGATGACGCTCTTCGGCCTCACCCTCTCCCTGACCGCGCTGCGCTTCGGGCGTCAGGCAGCGGCGGAGGCCCATCGCTATATGGAGCAGGCGGTGGATTATGTGGGGGAACTGATCGCCCGCTACCGCATCGACTGCGACTATGAGCGCCCCGGGTTCCTGCGGGTGGCGACTTCCCCCGCTTACGTCCGACGGATCCAGGAGGAGGTCGAGCTCGCTCACCGCCTCGGCTTGACCGGGATCGAGTGGCTGGACGCGGCGGCGGTTCGGGAACAGGTCCATTCCCCACTGTATCGGGGCGCATGGTGGGAGCCCCGCTGTGCCCTCCTGAACCCCGTGAAATACGTTCGCGGTTTAAAGCGGGCGGCGGAAGGCCTGGGCGTTCGCATCTATGAGGGAACCCCAGTCCGCTCCATCGAGCGACGCCCGGACGGTTTTCAGCTGCGCACGCCTCAAGGGGTTGTGCATGCGGAGAAGATCGTGTTCGCGACCAATGCGTACTCACACTTGCTCCCGCCTCTCCGGCGCAAGCAGGTTCCCGCGTTCACGTATATCGTGTTAACGGAGCCTCTGTCTGCGGATCGGCTCGAGCCCATCGGCTGGCGGAATCGACAGGGGATCGAGGACGCCCGCAACCTGGTTCACTATTATCGCCTGACGCCGGACAACCGGTTGTTAATGGGCGGGGGCGATGTGGGCGTTCCTTTCGGTAAACAGATGGACCTGGATGAGAACGAGCGGGTTTTCCGGGAGCTGGAAGCCTACATCCCCCGGGTTTTCCCATCCCTGCGCGGGGTGCGGATCGAATACCGATGGGGTGGGCCGGTCTCGGTGACCGTCGACATGGCCCCGGCCATCGGTTTCCTGGGGGATCGCCGCGCCGTTTACACCCTGGGATGCATCGGCCATGGGGTCGCCCTGACTACGATGAACGGTCAAATCGTGCGGGATCTGATCCTGGAGCGTCGGACGGCCCTCACGGATCTCTTCTTTGTGAACCGGCGGGTGATCCCATGGCCTCCGGAACCCATCCGGTTCGCCCTGGGTCATCTCATCCGGGGGTATATGCGCCTGGAAGATCGGATTCTGGACCGGGGGAACTCCCCGGCATGA
- a CDS encoding class I SAM-dependent methyltransferase: MIRKPSFDHGPSLPPHLYGEDYFLSACEGYEEFLRTQGEHLSRRLQTAFAVAEVRPGMRVLDVGCGRGEIVRHCARLGAYAVGIDYAEAAVRLSADLLRRAGDLQAPAGLAQADAKFLPFASRVFDRVLMFDVVEHLFPWELRLALREAYRVLKPGGMLVIHTAPNRWYDAYAYPLVRFIRTLQGLGHLYPPNPRALNVPINEAVHVNEQGPLGLWWTLRRAGFHRVKVWLATPPQNRQEGWIFRVLRHIAFRWIPFRWFFEREVFAVAVRPE; the protein is encoded by the coding sequence TTGATTCGGAAACCATCGTTCGATCACGGGCCCTCTCTTCCACCGCATCTTTATGGGGAGGATTATTTCCTCTCCGCCTGTGAGGGCTATGAGGAATTCCTGCGCACGCAGGGGGAACATCTCTCCCGGAGGCTCCAGACGGCCTTTGCGGTGGCCGAGGTCCGGCCCGGCATGCGGGTGCTGGATGTGGGCTGCGGGCGGGGGGAGATCGTTCGCCATTGCGCCCGGTTGGGGGCTTACGCTGTCGGGATCGATTACGCGGAGGCGGCTGTCCGGCTCTCGGCCGATCTCCTGCGGCGAGCAGGGGACCTGCAGGCTCCGGCCGGCCTCGCCCAGGCCGATGCCAAGTTCCTCCCCTTCGCCAGCCGGGTGTTCGACCGGGTGCTGATGTTCGATGTGGTGGAGCACCTTTTCCCATGGGAGCTTCGTCTCGCCCTGCGGGAGGCTTACCGGGTCTTGAAACCGGGAGGGATGCTGGTCATCCATACCGCGCCGAACCGCTGGTATGACGCCTACGCTTATCCGCTGGTCCGCTTCATACGCACCCTTCAGGGGCTGGGACATCTCTATCCGCCGAACCCGCGCGCCCTCAACGTCCCGATCAATGAAGCGGTCCATGTGAACGAGCAGGGCCCCCTCGGCTTGTGGTGGACCTTGCGCCGGGCGGGGTTCCACCGGGTCAAAGTCTGGCTGGCCACCCCGCCGCAGAACCGGCAGGAGGGCTGGATCTTTCGCGTCTTGCGTCACATCGCCTTTCGCTGGATCCCCTTCCGCTGGTTTTTCGAGCGGGAGGTGTTCGCCGTTGCCGTTCGGCCGGAATAA
- a CDS encoding sortase, which produces MGKEPRIEDLERALALKRREVRLKRWIQEGRLPVESSAPPPPAAPEPSSLPPDPVYHSEVEWEERRPRFRVRLPRPSWSAWRDRLLLAIEIAAVAGAMALLLFSWQTMRGMQSEAVAARITPSPTPLIQAVVLPGGHRPPTAPGGPAPNPEEIPEHLRALVAALPTPAPITPGPRSPTRIVIPAIGVDAPIVPGTDWEALKKGVGHHPGTANPGERGNMVLAAHNDIYGEIFRDLEKLRPGDEIWVYAGGQAYRYVVVQKQIVLPTQVEVMAPTRDPVVTLITCYPYLVDTHRLVVVGELR; this is translated from the coding sequence ATGGGGAAAGAGCCGCGGATTGAGGATCTCGAGCGAGCGCTGGCGCTCAAGCGACGGGAGGTCCGCCTGAAGCGCTGGATCCAGGAGGGCCGTCTGCCGGTAGAGTCTTCCGCTCCTCCTCCGCCGGCGGCCCCGGAGCCCTCGTCGCTTCCTCCGGATCCGGTCTATCACTCCGAAGTGGAATGGGAGGAACGCCGACCCCGCTTTCGAGTTCGCCTTCCCCGTCCCTCGTGGTCCGCATGGAGGGACCGTCTGTTGCTGGCGATCGAGATCGCGGCGGTGGCGGGCGCGATGGCGTTGCTCCTGTTTTCCTGGCAGACCATGCGGGGGATGCAGTCGGAGGCGGTGGCGGCCCGGATCACCCCCTCGCCGACGCCCCTGATTCAGGCGGTGGTCCTGCCGGGCGGGCACCGCCCGCCGACTGCGCCGGGAGGGCCTGCCCCGAACCCCGAGGAAATCCCGGAGCACCTGCGGGCGCTGGTGGCAGCGCTCCCCACGCCGGCGCCCATCACCCCCGGCCCTCGCAGCCCCACCCGCATCGTGATCCCAGCCATCGGTGTGGACGCCCCCATCGTCCCGGGGACGGATTGGGAGGCGCTGAAGAAAGGGGTGGGTCATCATCCGGGGACCGCCAATCCGGGCGAGCGAGGGAATATGGTGCTGGCGGCCCACAACGACATCTATGGGGAAATCTTCCGCGATCTGGAGAAGCTCCGGCCAGGGGATGAGATCTGGGTTTACGCTGGAGGCCAGGCTTATCGCTATGTGGTGGTCCAGAAGCAAATCGTTCTTCCCACTCAGGTCGAGGTGATGGCGCCGACCCGCGACCCGGTGGTCACCCTGATCACCTGTTATCCTTATCTCGTGGACACCCACCGGCTGGTGGTGGTGGGTGAGCTGCGGTAG
- a CDS encoding glycosyltransferase family 1 protein, producing the protein MARERILGIDASRTTLAQPTGVERYAQAVVRALIPLAEAEGVRLRLYFRDPPPPGLFPRGPWVEHRVLPFPRLWTHLRLSGEMIRHPPTALFVPAHVIPLYHPPSAVTIHDLGYRYFPQTHPLLQRLYLELSTRWSAAVARVVFADSHATRMDLIRFYRIPPEKIVVAYPGYDPPPIPVDPEPILRRFGIRRPYVIAVGTIHPRKNFGLILRIIARRIAAGWEGQVVIVGKPGWADPVFERLRRDPMWAGRLILTGYVDDESRGALLSQAEAFLLPSLYEGFGFPVLEAQACGVPVLCTPNGSLREVAGEGALLLPPDDPDPWIDALERLARDPGFRAERIARGHANRKRFSWEACARTIWEALREWLTPFVSDSIPSPHNPKGHEENPSRGDAER; encoded by the coding sequence ATGGCCCGGGAACGGATCCTTGGCATCGACGCGAGCCGGACCACGCTGGCCCAGCCCACCGGGGTCGAGCGATACGCCCAGGCCGTCGTTCGAGCCCTTATCCCCCTGGCGGAGGCGGAAGGGGTGCGCCTCCGGTTGTATTTCCGGGATCCTCCGCCTCCGGGGCTCTTCCCGCGTGGTCCATGGGTGGAGCATCGGGTGCTCCCCTTTCCCCGCCTGTGGACCCATCTCCGTCTCTCCGGGGAGATGATCCGTCATCCCCCCACGGCGCTCTTCGTCCCCGCTCACGTGATCCCCCTGTATCATCCGCCGAGCGCCGTCACCATCCACGACCTGGGCTACCGGTATTTCCCGCAGACCCATCCGTTGCTTCAGCGGCTGTATCTGGAGCTTTCCACCCGCTGGAGCGCGGCGGTCGCCCGCGTGGTGTTCGCCGATTCCCATGCGACGAGGATGGATCTCATCCGCTTTTATCGGATCCCTCCGGAGAAAATCGTGGTGGCCTATCCCGGTTACGACCCCCCGCCGATCCCCGTCGACCCGGAGCCGATCCTTCGTCGTTTTGGGATCCGACGGCCGTATGTGATCGCGGTGGGGACGATCCATCCCCGGAAGAACTTCGGCCTGATCCTGCGGATCATCGCCCGTCGGATAGCCGCGGGGTGGGAGGGCCAGGTTGTGATCGTCGGCAAGCCCGGGTGGGCCGATCCCGTCTTCGAGCGCCTGCGCCGGGATCCGATGTGGGCGGGCCGCCTGATCCTGACGGGCTACGTGGACGATGAAAGCCGGGGCGCGTTGCTGAGCCAGGCGGAGGCCTTTCTGCTTCCGTCCCTGTATGAAGGGTTCGGGTTCCCGGTTCTGGAAGCCCAGGCCTGTGGGGTTCCGGTCCTTTGCACCCCGAACGGGAGCCTGCGGGAGGTGGCGGGGGAGGGCGCTCTCCTTTTGCCTCCCGATGATCCGGACCCGTGGATCGATGCCCTGGAACGGCTCGCCCGGGATCCAGGTTTTCGCGCGGAGCGGATCGCCCGGGGCCATGCGAACCGGAAACGGTTCTCCTGGGAAGCGTGCGCGCGGACGATCTGGGAGGCGCTACGCGAATGGTTAACGCCATTCGTGAGCGATTCTATTCCCTCTCCTCACAACCCCAAAGGCCATGAGGAAAATCCTTCCAGGGGCGATGCGGAGCGTTGA